A stretch of Ectothiorhodospiraceae bacterium BW-2 DNA encodes these proteins:
- a CDS encoding HNH nuclease family protein, with amino-acid sequence MAKSIDSDRLDRVVLDARRQAEERQKGYREQALKMYPWICGRCSREFDRTNLSQLTVHHRDHNHDNNPPDGSNWELLCLYCHDNEHQKQLEAGSGGVSLAGEASGPATFNPFADLKSMLAQKK; translated from the coding sequence ATGGCTAAATCGATAGATAGTGATAGATTAGATAGAGTAGTGCTTGATGCTCGGCGTCAAGCGGAGGAGCGACAGAAGGGGTATCGTGAACAGGCGCTAAAAATGTATCCTTGGATCTGCGGTCGCTGTAGCCGTGAATTTGATCGCACCAACCTATCGCAGCTGACGGTACACCACCGCGATCATAACCACGACAACAATCCGCCCGACGGCAGTAACTGGGAGCTACTCTGCCTCTACTGCCACGATAACGAACACCAAAAACAGCTCGAAGCGGGGAGTGGTGGTGTGAGCCTCGCGGGGGAGGCGAGCGGCCCGGCAACCTTTAACCCCTTCGCCGATCTTAAATCGATGTTGGCGCAGAAAAAATAG
- a CDS encoding 6-phosphofructokinase yields MTKQHRVGILTAGGDSPGLNAAIRGVGKSACGSYGMELIGFRDGFRGLIENRTLALQSSNLSGILTLGGTILGTSRDKPHRMQLEGKTVDMTDTIVEVYEQNRLDALVCLGGGGTQKNALQLHHKGLRVLTLPKTIDNDVAGTDTTFGFDTALGIVTDAIDRLHSTAHSHHRIIVVEVMGNRAGWLTLGSGIAGGADVILLPEIPYHIQSVADAILDRVKSGKNFSIVAVAEGAMSVEEQHRLQQAKAQKQDAATKPERKKAKAWLAALEEGMGEHTLRVAQQLESLTGLEARVTILGHLQRGGTPSAADRLLSTRLGTACSDYIHQGLGGVMVAARGDRAEAVALEEVAGEKKIVPIDHPWIESARRVGTCFGD; encoded by the coding sequence GTGACCAAACAGCATCGAGTAGGTATTTTAACCGCCGGTGGCGACAGCCCGGGTCTGAATGCCGCCATTCGTGGGGTCGGCAAGAGCGCCTGTGGTAGCTATGGAATGGAGCTTATCGGCTTTCGTGACGGCTTTCGTGGCCTGATAGAGAACCGCACCCTAGCGCTGCAGAGCAGTAACTTATCGGGGATATTAACCCTTGGCGGCACTATTCTCGGCACCAGTCGCGACAAACCGCACCGAATGCAACTGGAGGGCAAAACGGTCGATATGACCGATACCATTGTCGAGGTCTATGAGCAGAATCGGCTCGACGCCTTAGTCTGTCTTGGCGGCGGGGGGACGCAAAAAAATGCGCTGCAGCTACATCACAAGGGGCTGCGAGTGCTGACCCTACCCAAAACCATCGATAATGATGTCGCCGGCACCGATACCACCTTCGGATTTGACACCGCCTTAGGGATTGTGACCGATGCGATTGATCGGCTCCACAGCACCGCCCATAGCCACCACCGTATTATTGTGGTCGAAGTGATGGGTAACCGTGCCGGTTGGTTAACGCTAGGTTCGGGCATCGCTGGGGGAGCCGATGTGATTCTCCTCCCCGAGATTCCCTACCACATTCAGAGCGTCGCCGATGCGATTTTAGATCGGGTCAAAAGCGGTAAAAACTTCAGTATCGTCGCGGTCGCCGAGGGGGCGATGTCGGTAGAGGAGCAGCATCGACTACAACAAGCAAAGGCGCAGAAGCAGGACGCGGCCACCAAACCGGAGCGAAAAAAGGCCAAGGCGTGGCTAGCCGCGCTCGAAGAGGGGATGGGCGAACACACTCTGCGGGTAGCGCAGCAGCTCGAATCGCTAACCGGCCTAGAGGCGCGAGTGACTATTTTAGGCCACTTGCAACGGGGAGGGACTCCCTCGGCGGCCGATCGACTCCTCTCCACCCGTTTAGGCACCGCCTGTAGCGACTATATTCACCAAGGGCTTGGGGGGGTGATGGTGGCGGCCCGTGGTGACCGAGCCGAAGCGGTCGCGCTAGAGGAGGTGGCCGGAGAGAAGAAGATTGTCCCGATAGACCACCCTTGGATTGAGAGTGCTCGTCGGGTTGGAACCTGTTTTGGTGACTAA
- a CDS encoding DEAD/DEAH box helicase, translating to MRALLTGTIELITPPPEIERLARLINTHKNPKYQQAIEQGRQAWHIEPEIEDYATTDNGVILPRGCLHHLPIAPAEIDDQRQRYPVTIPEPTFSLRDYQVAVMHQIGDHDSGVIVAPTGAGKTTIGIALIATRGHRALILVHTKELLSQWRDRLAHGLGLAPEQIGIIGGGKWQIGEVATVATIQTLSKRLDGLTALPFGLILVDECHHIAAGTFAKVIDRLPAKYRYGLSATPERRDGLREMVYNHIGAKLAEIEKAVVESAGGIIPAVVKVFKTGFDPGQIESWAEFIDAITRSSERNRLIAELATGAAEKMQTLILTDRVSHAELLAELTGGLLLHGTLPKQQRIDAMQAAERAPLTIGTTGLLGEGVDISGWQALILATPLSGKGRLLQAIGRVIRPAQGKQKGFIADLADDCGFAGSSLKKRLTVYRERNYRVIYEK from the coding sequence ATGAGGGCACTATTAACCGGCACTATCGAGCTGATTACCCCGCCACCAGAGATTGAACGGCTGGCGCGGCTAATCAACACCCACAAAAACCCAAAGTATCAGCAGGCCATCGAGCAGGGACGGCAGGCATGGCACATCGAGCCAGAGATTGAGGACTACGCGACAACCGACAATGGCGTGATATTACCGAGGGGCTGTTTGCATCACCTACCGATTGCCCCAGCAGAGATTGACGATCAGCGCCAGCGTTACCCTGTAACGATACCAGAGCCGACTTTCAGCCTGAGAGATTACCAAGTGGCGGTTATGCACCAGATTGGCGACCATGACAGCGGCGTGATAGTCGCCCCGACCGGCGCAGGCAAAACCACCATAGGAATAGCGTTAATCGCCACCAGAGGCCACAGAGCGCTAATTCTGGTACACACTAAAGAGCTGCTATCACAATGGCGTGACCGGCTGGCGCATGGCTTAGGGTTAGCACCAGAACAGATCGGCATCATTGGCGGCGGCAAGTGGCAGATCGGGGAAGTGGCGACAGTAGCCACCATTCAGACACTATCAAAGCGGCTGGACGGATTAACGGCTCTGCCCTTTGGCCTGATACTGGTTGACGAGTGCCACCACATAGCGGCGGGCACATTCGCCAAAGTGATCGACCGGCTACCGGCAAAATACCGCTATGGGCTATCGGCCACACCAGAGCGGCGGGACGGACTAAGGGAGATGGTTTATAACCACATTGGCGCAAAGCTGGCAGAGATCGAAAAAGCCGTAGTGGAATCGGCAGGCGGCATCATTCCGGCAGTGGTTAAAGTGTTCAAAACCGGATTTGACCCCGGACAGATTGAGAGCTGGGCAGAGTTTATTGACGCTATAACCCGATCAAGCGAGAGAAACAGATTAATTGCAGAGCTGGCTACCGGCGCAGCAGAGAAGATGCAAACCCTGATTCTAACCGATAGAGTGAGCCATGCTGAACTATTGGCAGAGCTAACCGGCGGGCTACTGCTACACGGCACACTGCCCAAGCAGCAGCGCATCGATGCCATGCAGGCCGCAGAGAGAGCGCCATTGACCATTGGCACGACTGGCCTGTTGGGTGAAGGCGTGGATATTAGCGGCTGGCAGGCTTTGATATTGGCGACACCGTTAAGCGGCAAAGGGCGGCTATTACAGGCTATAGGGCGCGTTATTCGACCGGCACAGGGTAAGCAGAAAGGTTTTATTGCGGACTTGGCAGACGATTGTGGCTTTGCTGGATCGAGCCTTAAAAAGCGGCTGACCGTTTACAGAGAACGAAATTACAGGGTTATCTATGAAAAGTAA
- a CDS encoding glutamate 5-kinase, with protein sequence MFNRSQLSQQRRWVIKIGSALLTNDGQGLNQAGIAIWVEQIVALRQQGLEVVLVSSGAVAEGMRRLGLTQRPKALHRLQAAAAVGQMGLVQCYESNFHHYGYHTAQILLTHDDLSNRERYLNARSTLRTLIEMGVVPIVNENDTVVTDEIRFGDNDTLAALVANLIEAELLVILTDQAGMFSADPRQNQEATLIEQTPVNAPELEIMASGSGGALGRGGMLTKVRAARLASRSGSATVIAAGREEDILLKLRRGESTGTLFIPDTEPLAARKQWLLGHLRVKGQVRLDQGAERVLQREGRSLLPVGVTAVEGRFERGDIVACLNLAGEEIARGLINYSSEETAKIAGHSSGDIGSILGYVDEPELIHRDQMVLI encoded by the coding sequence ATGTTTAACCGTTCTCAACTCTCCCAGCAGCGGCGCTGGGTTATCAAGATAGGCAGCGCCCTCTTAACCAACGATGGTCAGGGATTAAATCAGGCGGGTATCGCCATCTGGGTCGAGCAGATAGTGGCGCTGCGACAACAGGGGCTTGAGGTAGTCCTGGTCTCCTCCGGTGCGGTCGCAGAGGGGATGCGCCGTCTAGGGCTGACTCAACGCCCTAAAGCGCTCCACCGTTTACAAGCGGCAGCGGCTGTGGGGCAGATGGGACTGGTGCAGTGCTATGAGAGTAATTTTCACCACTATGGCTACCACACTGCCCAAATATTGTTAACCCACGACGATCTCTCTAACCGAGAGCGCTATCTCAATGCTCGTTCGACCCTGCGTACCCTGATAGAGATGGGGGTGGTGCCGATTGTGAATGAAAACGACACGGTGGTGACCGATGAGATCCGTTTTGGCGATAACGATACCCTCGCGGCTCTAGTTGCTAACCTAATTGAGGCGGAGCTTTTAGTCATTTTGACCGATCAGGCGGGGATGTTTAGTGCCGATCCGCGCCAAAATCAAGAAGCAACACTGATAGAACAGACGCCGGTTAACGCCCCCGAACTAGAGATTATGGCTTCCGGTAGTGGCGGTGCGCTCGGACGGGGCGGTATGTTGACTAAGGTACGAGCGGCGCGACTCGCCTCCCGCTCCGGCAGTGCAACGGTGATTGCCGCAGGGAGAGAGGAGGATATCCTGCTCAAACTGCGTCGCGGCGAATCGACAGGGACGCTCTTTATCCCCGACACCGAACCGTTAGCGGCTCGCAAGCAGTGGTTACTAGGCCATCTGCGCGTTAAAGGGCAGGTACGGCTCGATCAGGGGGCTGAGCGGGTGTTACAACGAGAGGGGCGCAGCTTGCTCCCCGTTGGCGTTACCGCCGTAGAGGGGCGATTTGAGCGGGGGGATATCGTCGCTTGTCTCAATCTAGCAGGAGAGGAGATTGCTCGGGGGTTGATTAACTATAGCAGCGAAGAGACCGCCAAAATTGCCGGCCACTCTAGTGGTGACATTGGGTCGATTCTCGGTTATGTTGACGAACCAGAGTTAATTCATCGTGATCAGATGGTTCTAATTTGA